A genomic region of Zea mays cultivar B73 chromosome 6, Zm-B73-REFERENCE-NAM-5.0, whole genome shotgun sequence contains the following coding sequences:
- the LOC100282555 gene encoding Universal stress protein PHOS34: protein MATHPASPTAGAGGDRSPSGPPPVRLSAAQAVAAIQPTSPRYFFSSLAAASAAASSPHRRIGIAVDLSDESAFAVKWAVQNYLRPGDAVVLLHVRPTSVLYGADWGSIPVSVDDDPDVDIAEGAVRAAAAEEEPEEAKKKREEEFDSFTSTKAQDLAQPLVGAQIPFKIHIVKDHDMKERLCLEAERLGLSAMIMGSRGFGASRRVGKGRLGSVSDYCVHHCVCPVVVVRYPDDAFGDELRTVPENEPVYHAAPEAQKEN from the exons ATGGCAACGCACCCGGCGTCCCCGACCGCCGGCGCTGGTGGCGACAGGTCGCCGTCCGGCCCGCCGCCGGTGCGCCTGTCTGCGGCACAGGCGGTGGCGGCGATCCAGCCTACCTCACCGCGGTACTTTTTCTCCTCGCTAGCCGCTGCCTCTGCCGCGGCGTCCTCCCCGCACCGCCGCATCGGCATCGCCGTCGACCTCTCCGACGAGTCCGCCTTTGCCGTCAAGTGGGCCGTTCAGAACTACCTCCGCCCCGGGGACGCCGTGGTGCTGCTCCACGTCCGCCCCACCTCTGTGCTCTATGGTGCCGACTGGGGCTCCATCCCGGTCTCCGTCGACGACGACCCCGACGTCGACATCGCCGAGGGTGCGGTGCGCGCTGCGGCCGCTGAGGAGGAGCCTGAGGAGGCGAAGAAGAAGCGGGAGGAGGAGTTCGACTCCTTCACGTCCACTAAGGCGCAGGACCTTGCGCAGCCGCTGGTCGGCGCGCAGATCCCCTTCAAGATCCACATCGTCAAAGACCACGACATGAAGGAGCGCCTCTGCCTCGAGGCCGAGCGCCTCGGCCTGTCCGCGATGATCATGGGCAGCCGGGGATTCGGTGCCTCGCGCAGGGTCGGGAAAGGGAGGCTCGGGAGCGTCAGTGACTACTGCGTGCACCACTGTGTCTGCCCGGTTGTGGTTGTGCGCTACCCAGATGATGCCTTCGGGGATGAGCTGCGAACGGTACCTGAAAATGAGCCTGTGTATCATGCGGCGCCGGAGGCCCAGAAAG AAAACTGA